The Amphiprion ocellaris isolate individual 3 ecotype Okinawa chromosome 6, ASM2253959v1, whole genome shotgun sequence genome contains a region encoding:
- the LOC111564717 gene encoding izumo sperm-egg fusion protein 1 codes for MLLMLVSLLCCVPAGEACLQCDRTVRLLHENFILSAPTVSDQIELQKICDHAYMTYTDTSQQRQGVIDPTTLYRARTEYQSEFDRFLKTPLTGSITFEAIQIMEKGRKILEKHLDAFIPDGLCPNKCGLLIRRVMDCVSCRFKIYICPSPSGQQDCGEHPVQAEEGGQAVLDCFLPWHRLLLGKPEYHYFWAPGAPGTETLDESDFKALVVTDDSSVVLNQLRVDEQGTYRCSLQDRNGTIFYQITFLLTVAPLPHQTHRSFASLPTLPRGDDSSPFQPTEDLLVPVIAMVTAVSLTASVGITVVLGLMANQQRVAKELRRRRKEEQDTENTV; via the exons ATGTTGTTGATGCTGGTGTCCCTGCTCTGCTGTGTCCCTGCTGGAGAGGCCTGTCTGCAGTGTGACCGAACAGTCAGGCTGCTACATGAAAACTTCATCTTGTCTGCTCCCACTGTGAGTGACCAGATAGAACTGCAGAAGATTTGTGACCATGCCTACATGACCTACACAGACACCAGCCAGCAGCGACAGGGGGTCATTG ATCCCACCACTCTGTACAGAGCCAGAACTGAATACCAGAGTGAATTTGACCGTTTCTTGAAGACGCCACTCACTG GGTCCATAACATTTGAAGCCATTCAGATCATGGAGAAAGGCAGGAAGATCTTAGAGAAACACTTGGATGCTTTCATCCCTGATG GATTGTGCCCCAACAAGTGTG GGCTTCTGATTAGAAGAGTAATGGATTGTGTGTCTTGCCGATTCAAGATATACATCTGTCCATCTCCGTCTGGCCAGCAGGACTGCGGTG AGCACCCAGTGCAGGCCGAGGAGGGAGGCCAGGCGGTGTTGGACTGTTTTCTCCCATGGCATCGTCTTCTGTTGGGAAAGCCAGAGTACCACTACTTCTGGGCCCCAGGAGCGCCAGGAACTGAAACG CTGGATGAAAGTGACTTCAAGGCTTTGGTGGTGACAGACGACTCATCTGTGGTCTTGAATCAGCTGCGTGTGGATGAACAGGGAACATATCGCTGCTCACTGCAAGACAGAAATGGAACCATCTTCTATCAAATCACTTTCCTCCTCACTG TCGCCCCTCTGCCTCACCAAACTCACCGATCATTCGCCTCTCTGCCCACCCTGCCTCGTGGAGACGACTCCTCGCCTTTTCAACCTACAGAGGACCTGCTGGTGCCAGTCATCGCCATGGTGACGGCTGTGAGCCTGACAGCGAGCGTAGGCATCACAGTTGTCCTGGG ATTGATGGCAAATCAGCAGAGAGTAGCGAAGGAgttgaggagaaggaggaaggaggaacaagacacagaaaacacGGTGTGA
- the dusp2 gene encoding dual specificity protein phosphatase 2: MTSSSEPLEITGNELVHILRTPRDQYTSAGCVLLDCRPFLDFSLAHICESRNVNWNSMLRRRSKSSVVALEWLIPDKALLGRLRSGEFSPVVVVDDRSCSVAELKAESVAQMLLTALQNEVETQICFLQGGFEGFSEAYPELCYNSASNHISAVEPEPIVTGRRTPAYDQDGPVELLPFLFLGSAVHSSRRETLAAAGITAVLNVSSTCPNFYEEEFQYLRLTVEDTLAADIKACFSTAIAFIDSVKQSGGRVLVHCQAGISRSATICLAYLMHTQRVRLDEAFDFVKQRRHVISPNLAFMGQLLQFETDVLCQG, translated from the exons atgACTTCCAGCAGTGAGCCTTTGGAAATAACTGGCAACGAGCTGGTCCACATCCTCAGGACCCCCCGGGATCAGTACACATCCGCCGGCTGCGTCCTGCTGGACTGCAGACCTTTTCTCGACTTTTCTCTGGCGCACATTTGCGAGTCCCGGAACGTCAACTGGAACTCAATGCTGCGTCGCAGATCCAAGAGTTCGGTGGTGGCTCTGGAGTGGCTCATCCCGGACAAGGCGCTCTTGGGCCGCCTGCGCAGCGGGGAGTTCTCcccggtggtggtggtggatgACAGAAGCTGCTCCGTGGCCGAGCTGAAGGCAGAGAGCGTGGCACAGATGCTGCTCACCGCGCTGCAAAACGAAGTAGAGACACAGATCTGCTTTTTGCAAg GTGGATTTGAGGGATTTTCAGAGGCCTATCCAGAGCTTTGTTACAATTCTGCCAGCAATCACATCTCTGCAGTGGAACCAGAGCCAATAGTGACAGGCAGGAGAACACCAGCATATGATCAG GATGGCCCAGTGGAGCTGCTGCCCTTCCTGTTTTTGGGCAGTGCTGTCCATTCATCCCGCAGAGAGACTCTGGCAGCAGCAGGCATCACGGCTGTGCTCAACGTGTCCTCCACCTGCCCAAACTTCTATGAGGAGGAGTTTCAGTACCTGCGACTCACTGTGGAGGACACGCTGGCTGCTGACATCAAAGCCTGCTTCTCTACAGCCATCGCATTCATCG ACTCGGTGAAGCAGAGTGGTGGTCGGGTGCTGGTGCACTGTCAGGCAGGTATCTCCCGCTCAGCCACCATCTGTCTGGCCTACCTCATGCACACGCAGCGAGTCCGGCTGGACGAGGCCTTCGACTTTGTGAAGCAGCGGCGACACGTCATCTCCCCCAATCTGGCCTTCAtgggacagctgctgcagtttgagaCCGATGTTCTCTGTCAGGGATGA
- the adra2b gene encoding alpha-2B adrenergic receptor has product MASVLDNGCSMELSGWNSSVSISGASVPCNQSVLKLAPYSPEATAAFATAITLMVLFTIVGNIMVIIAVLTSRSLRGPQNLFLVSLAAADILVATLIIPFSLANELLGYWYFKSLWCEIYLALDVLFCTSSIVHLCAISLDRYLSISRVTYGRQRTAKRIKAAIVVVWLISSIISFPPLLSLNKSEGGDLGSERGPQCQLNDERWYILYSTIGSFFAPCLIMILVYIRIYQIAKQRTRCPPGEPRKDGVGCATPRQPPRHVQANGKNEEESTPPSSNKTSNARPPTLAITPSPTPGESPNSQNPTANNLLQPPSPSPAMSPVTASLDTSPHGPSTPSSVPLSTHKTKEEGKKGKRLGGKKADNNNGDSSSTESDMEHSHGGGRGSTSMPGSPGGGGIHSPASVKRYRDMIATSKGARLVPGRKSKTDTNPGAARRKAMVNREKRFTFVLAVVIGVFVVCWFPFFFSYSLQAVCPETCAIPDPLFKFFFWIGYCNSSLNPVIYTIFNKDFRKAFKKILCRSTKGTFF; this is encoded by the coding sequence ATGGCCTCGGTTCTGGACAACGGCTGCTCCATGGAGCTGAGCGGCTGGAACAGCAGTGTGAGCATCTCCGGAGCCTCCGTGCCCTGCAACCAGAGCGTCCTGAAGCTCGCCCCTTACTCCCCCGAAGCCACGGCGGCCTTTGCCACCGCCATAACCCTAATGGTGCTCTTCACCATCGTGGGAAACATCATGGTCATCATCGCCGTGCTGACCAGCAGGTCTCTCCGAGGTCCGCAGAATCTCTTCTTGGTGTCTCTGGCCGCTGCGGACATTTTAGTGGCCACACTCATCATCCCCTTCTCCCTGGCCAACGAGCTGCTGGGCTACTGGTACTTCAAATCTCTGTGGTGTGAGATCTACCTGGCGCTGGATGTGCTCTTCTGCACTTCCTCCATCGTGCACCTGTGCGCAATCTCCCTGGACCGCTATCTGTCCATCTCCAGGGTCACTTACGGGCGTCAGCGGACTGCGAAACGCATCAAAGCCGCGATTGTAGTGGTGTGGCTCATCTCTTCTATCATCTCCTTTCCTCCCCTGCTCTCCCTGAACAAAAGTGAGGGAGGCGACCTGGGGAGTGAGAGAGGACCTCAGTGCCAGCTGAATGATGAGCGCTGGTACATCCTCTACTCCACCATTGGCTCCTTCTTCGCACCATGTCTCATCATGATCCTGGTCTACATAAGAATTTATCAAATAGCCAAGCAGAGGACACGCTGCCCCCCAGGAGAGCCCAGGAAGGATGGGGTCGGCTGTGCAACACCAAGGCAGCCCCCTCGACACGTGCAAGCCAATGggaagaatgaggaagagagcACTCCCCCTTCGTCCAACAAAACCTCAAACGCCAGACCCCCCACCCTCGCCATAACCCCTTCCCCAACCCCAGGAGAGTCTCCAAACTCCCAGAATCCCACCGCCAATAATCTCCTGCAGCCTCCATCCCCTTCTCCAGCCATGTCCCCGGTCACTGCCTCCCTTGATACCTCTCCTCATGGCCCCTCGACCCCTTCCTCTGTGCCTCTGTCTACACACAAGACGAAAGAGGAGGGGAAGAAGGGCAAGCGTCTGGGAGGGAAGAAGGCCGACAACAACAACGGTGACAGCTCAAGCACAGAAAGTGACATGGAGCACAGCCATGGAGGAGGTCGTGGCAGCACCAGCATGCCAGGGTCGCCAGGAGGAGGGGGGATCCATTCCCCGGCCTCAGTGAAGCGCTACAGGGATATGATCGCCACTTCAAAGGGGGCTCGGCTGGTGCCAGGGAGAAAGTCAAAAACAGACACCAACCCCGGAGCAGCGAGGCGTAAAGCCATGGTGAACAGAGAGAAACGCTTCACCTTTGTTCTGGCCGTGGTTATCGGTGTCTTTGTGGTGTGCTGGttccctttcttcttctcctactCCCTGCAGGCAGTGTGCCCAGAGACCTGCGCCATCCCAGACCCACTCTTTAAGTTTTTCTTCTGGATTGGTTACTGCAACTCTTCCCTCAACCCCGTCATATACACCATCTTCAACAAAGACTTCAGAAAGGCCTTCAAAAAGATACTGTGCAGAAGCACCAAGGGTACTTTCTTCTAG